A single window of Entomoplasma ellychniae DNA harbors:
- a CDS encoding thiamine diphosphokinase produces the protein MIKRVLIVCSESNINLNMFNNHNNFIIGVERGCLDLISKKIKIDLAISDFDRVLPAELAIIKDYAIKIDVQNCEKDYLDGELAILKAKEMYPNAPIVFISKQTKRYDMSLSAINLVKNYDIKFVNDETLIQKLPKGINELSFSNFEIYTYISFFAISHTKISIKNMKYNVKDFEFNSFDNKCISNALIINQNPIISTSKEIIVIASK, from the coding sequence ATGATTAAAAGAGTGCTCATAGTTTGTTCAGAATCGAATATTAATTTAAACATGTTTAATAATCATAATAATTTTATTATTGGTGTTGAAAGAGGATGTTTAGATTTAATATCTAAAAAAATAAAAATAGATTTAGCTATTTCAGATTTTGATAGAGTTTTGCCAGCAGAATTAGCAATAATTAAAGATTATGCAATTAAAATTGATGTTCAAAATTGCGAAAAGGACTATTTGGATGGAGAACTTGCAATTTTAAAAGCAAAGGAAATGTACCCTAATGCACCAATTGTGTTTATTAGTAAACAAACCAAAAGATATGACATGTCATTGTCAGCTATAAACTTAGTTAAGAACTATGACATAAAATTCGTTAATGATGAAACTTTAATCCAAAAATTACCTAAAGGCATTAATGAGTTGAGTTTTAGTAATTTTGAAATTTATACTTACATTAGTTTTTTTGCAATTAGTCACACCAAAATTTCAATTAAAAATATGAAATATAATGTAAAGGATTTTGAATTTAATAGTTTTGATAATAAATGTATATCAAATGCGTTAATAATTAACCAAAACCCAATTATATCAACTAGTAAAGAAATAATAGTTATAGCGAGTAAATAA
- the rnc gene encoding ribonuclease III: MKNFFKNFGIIINNEELFITALTHNSYSNEKHLNYTYQRLEFLGDAVLQLYVSKYLYLNLKQFKEGKLTKTRSDLVRQETLAEISKKIGLGRMIRLGQGELKSKGYEKSSILADVFESVTAAIFLDQSEEVLEKWLFDTMIEFLKNNNIDSMTHDYKSELQEIIQAEIRSDLEYKIESSKAIEQDNKIEYTVSVNLDGIRYGIGKGFSKQEASQNAAKDCLLKLIKTSKNKL, translated from the coding sequence ATGAAAAATTTTTTTAAAAATTTTGGAATTATAATTAATAATGAAGAGTTATTTATAACAGCTTTAACGCACAATTCTTATTCTAATGAAAAACATTTGAATTACACATATCAAAGGTTAGAATTTCTTGGAGACGCAGTACTACAATTATATGTTTCAAAATACTTATACTTAAATTTAAAACAGTTTAAAGAAGGAAAATTAACTAAAACTAGATCTGACTTAGTTAGGCAAGAAACACTCGCTGAAATTTCAAAAAAAATTGGATTAGGTAGAATGATTCGATTAGGGCAAGGTGAATTAAAATCTAAAGGTTATGAAAAATCTTCTATTTTAGCAGATGTATTTGAATCAGTAACAGCAGCAATATTTTTAGATCAGTCAGAAGAAGTATTAGAAAAATGACTTTTTGACACAATGATTGAGTTTTTAAAAAATAATAATATTGACTCTATGACTCATGATTATAAATCTGAGCTACAAGAAATAATTCAAGCAGAAATAAGAAGCGATTTAGAATATAAAATAGAATCTAGTAAAGCAATTGAGCAAGATAATAAAATTGAATACACAGTTAGTGTTAATCTTGACGGGATTAGATATGGTATAGGTAAAGGTTTTTCTAAACAAGAAGCCTCACAGAATGCAGCAAAAGACTGTTTGTTAAAATTGATTAAAACAAGTAAAAATAAATTATAA
- the plsX gene encoding phosphate acyltransferase PlsX has protein sequence MYKIGYDVMGSDNGVEVAIQAASEFIKTRKELFLVFVGNEEEIKSALAKYKIDSNRFSIYPTTEFIDMRGSIMDIRRKRNSSMVKVLELLKAKEIDAMITAGNSAAFIAGSHFILGEIEGIKRAGFMPTIPTAIKNKVTLLLDVGANMECDEEDLLGFAKMATVYSQEVLKVSNPQTTLLNIGVEETKGTLLQKEAFKALSADPFINFLGNMEAREILSGQVDIIITDGYTGNMALKSLEGASKILMNEIKKELTSSFIKKIKALTLKKSFKAVGEKFDYKNHSGALLIGADGIAFKTHGSSDVKSWKGTLRMTCDAVENDVLNKIKRKAGNF, from the coding sequence ATGTACAAAATAGGTTATGATGTCATGGGAAGTGACAATGGTGTTGAAGTTGCTATTCAAGCAGCAAGTGAATTTATAAAAACTAGAAAAGAACTTTTTTTAGTTTTTGTTGGAAATGAAGAAGAAATAAAATCAGCGCTAGCAAAGTATAAAATAGATTCAAATAGATTTTCTATATATCCTACCACAGAATTTATTGATATGCGTGGTTCAATAATGGATATCAGAAGAAAAAGAAATTCTTCAATGGTTAAAGTTTTGGAATTACTTAAAGCAAAGGAAATTGATGCAATGATTACAGCTGGAAACTCTGCAGCCTTTATAGCTGGTTCTCATTTTATTTTAGGTGAAATTGAAGGCATAAAAAGAGCTGGATTTATGCCCACTATCCCAACTGCAATAAAAAATAAAGTTACTTTATTATTAGATGTTGGCGCTAATATGGAATGTGATGAAGAAGATTTATTAGGTTTTGCTAAAATGGCAACTGTTTATTCTCAAGAAGTGTTAAAAGTTTCAAACCCTCAAACAACATTACTTAATATTGGTGTCGAAGAAACAAAAGGTACTTTACTTCAAAAAGAAGCATTTAAAGCTTTATCTGCTGATCCTTTTATAAACTTTTTAGGAAACATGGAAGCAAGAGAAATCCTTTCAGGTCAAGTTGATATTATTATAACAGATGGTTATACAGGAAACATGGCCCTAAAATCATTAGAAGGTGCTTCTAAAATATTGATGAACGAAATAAAAAAAGAGTTAACGTCATCTTTTATTAAAAAAATCAAGGCTTTAACTTTAAAAAAATCTTTTAAAGCTGTTGGTGAAAAATTTGATTATAAAAATCATTCAGGAGCATTGTTGATAGGTGCTGATGGTATAGCCTTCAAAACTCATGGTTCAAGTGATGTGAAATCTTGAAAAGGAACTTTAAGAATGACTTGTGATGCTGTTGAAAATGATGTTTTAAATAAAATAAAAAGAAAAGCTGGTAATTTTTAA
- a CDS encoding Asp23/Gls24 family envelope stress response protein yields the protein MNSIDESVMKVIKDAIVTVPGVVSFSNFNADSRDELPTSEIEKAIEFTNTDNINRFRIHVIILSGVNIRDVLKEIQIRVKYELEKMSKFTVKYMADIVVDDLA from the coding sequence ATGAATAGCATAGATGAATCTGTTATGAAAGTAATAAAAGATGCTATTGTTACTGTTCCTGGAGTAGTTTCATTTTCTAACTTTAATGCAGATAGCAGAGATGAACTACCAACTAGTGAAATTGAAAAAGCTATTGAATTTACAAATACAGATAATATAAATCGATTTAGAATACATGTGATTATATTGTCTGGCGTTAATATTAGGGATGTTTTAAAAGAAATTCAAATTAGAGTAAAATACGAATTAGAAAAAATGTCTAAATTCACAGTTAAATATATGGCTGATATCGTTGTTGACGATTTAGCATAA
- a CDS encoding DAK2 domain-containing protein, with protein sequence MKNLTILIDSITSAVNNLYNNYPYIDKLNVFPVPDGDTGTNMNLTTTNAYKDVKDIDFKSVGDFLNSFSRGLIMGARGNSGVIFSQIIKGLAKGMQSSTELSTHEWKKGFAEAKNIAYKAVMKPVEGTILTVIREIADQIQSVDDSVDLKALWKKIITIGNEALENTPNLLQALKDVGVVDSGAYGLMKFFEGMNSVFQKNEIISKTDKLELNEGGNIEMDIETEFGYCTEGIVMLNENWISKLEVSAIRDQLQIYGNTSIVVVIDEDILKVHTHALSPGQILMFLQQYGDFKTIKVENMNLQADKQVKSSDDRQWEEKTTVVSERKLVNEVATIAVVPSEEMKKYFEKELGIDIAINGGSKMNPSTNDFLKAIEEVDAKTVFLMPNNGNVLLTAKQAEKEELKSKVVVVPTKTIQQGMVSSISFDPSNTVVKITKALTAAIKNVISFQISQAAKDSVVNGITVKKDQQMAIVDGKIVGTTSEISSVFEKHLSRYITSKTEMITIFVGQDASSKNVSQLRKFLDENCDVEYEIIEGGQKVYSFIIAIE encoded by the coding sequence ATGAAGAATTTAACAATATTAATAGACTCAATTACAAGTGCGGTTAATAATTTATATAACAACTACCCTTACATCGATAAATTAAATGTATTCCCTGTACCTGATGGCGACACTGGGACTAATATGAACTTAACAACAACAAATGCTTATAAAGATGTTAAAGACATTGATTTTAAAAGTGTTGGAGATTTTTTAAATTCATTTTCAAGAGGTTTAATTATGGGGGCCAGAGGTAACTCTGGTGTAATATTTTCTCAAATAATTAAGGGTTTAGCAAAAGGAATGCAAAGTTCAACAGAACTTTCCACACATGAATGAAAAAAAGGCTTTGCTGAAGCTAAAAATATTGCTTATAAAGCAGTTATGAAACCAGTTGAAGGAACAATACTAACTGTTATAAGAGAAATTGCAGATCAAATTCAATCAGTAGATGACTCTGTTGATTTAAAAGCTTTATGAAAAAAAATTATAACAATAGGTAATGAAGCTTTAGAAAATACCCCAAATTTATTGCAAGCATTAAAAGATGTCGGAGTTGTTGATTCTGGAGCTTATGGTTTAATGAAATTTTTTGAAGGAATGAATTCAGTATTTCAAAAAAATGAAATTATTTCAAAAACTGATAAACTTGAGTTAAATGAAGGTGGAAATATCGAAATGGATATTGAGACTGAATTTGGTTATTGTACTGAGGGTATTGTAATGCTTAATGAAAATTGGATTTCTAAATTGGAAGTTAGTGCAATTAGAGATCAGCTTCAAATTTATGGAAACACATCAATAGTTGTAGTTATTGATGAAGACATTTTAAAAGTTCATACACATGCTTTAAGTCCAGGTCAAATATTAATGTTTTTACAACAGTATGGTGATTTTAAAACTATTAAAGTTGAAAACATGAATTTGCAAGCTGATAAACAAGTTAAATCTTCTGATGATAGACAATGAGAAGAAAAAACAACTGTAGTTTCAGAAAGAAAATTAGTAAATGAAGTTGCAACAATTGCTGTTGTACCATCAGAAGAAATGAAAAAGTATTTTGAAAAAGAATTGGGAATTGACATTGCTATTAATGGTGGTTCAAAAATGAATCCTTCAACAAACGACTTTTTAAAAGCCATTGAAGAAGTAGATGCTAAAACCGTTTTCTTAATGCCTAATAATGGAAATGTTCTACTGACTGCTAAGCAAGCAGAAAAAGAAGAGTTAAAGTCTAAAGTTGTTGTTGTTCCAACAAAAACAATTCAGCAAGGTATGGTTTCGTCAATATCATTTGATCCTTCTAATACAGTTGTAAAAATAACAAAAGCCTTAACTGCTGCAATTAAAAACGTTATATCATTTCAAATTTCTCAAGCTGCAAAAGATTCAGTTGTTAACGGAATAACTGTCAAAAAAGATCAACAAATGGCAATTGTAGATGGTAAAATTGTTGGGACAACTTCTGAAATCTCATCAGTTTTTGAAAAACACTTATCAAGATATATAACTTCTAAAACAGAAATGATAACTATTTTTGTAGGTCAAGATGCTTCTTCAAAAAATGTTAGTCAATTAAGAAAATTTTTAGATGAAAATTGTGATGTTGAATACGAAATCATCGAGGGTGGTCAAAAAGTTTATAGTTTTATAATTGCTATAGAATAA
- the rpmB gene encoding 50S ribosomal protein L28, with protein MARKDMLTGKGPLSGNSRSHALNATKRKWNLNLQKVKVMDENGQLFTIKVSARTLRTLKKQNLIVE; from the coding sequence ATGGCAAGAAAAGATATGTTAACAGGAAAAGGTCCTTTATCTGGAAATTCTAGATCACACGCCTTAAATGCAACTAAAAGAAAATGAAATTTAAATTTACAAAAAGTTAAAGTTATGGATGAAAATGGTCAATTATTTACAATTAAAGTTTCAGCCAGAACATTAAGAACATTAAAAAAACAAAACTTAATCGTTGAATAG